In Magnetococcales bacterium, the genomic stretch TTTATGGGTCATGAGGCCCAATCCGCCCAATGTCAGGGAACACACCAACCCCAGAACAACAATCAACATGAGTCGCTGACGAATCGTCAGGCGGGAAAGATCAATGCGCTTCAGATAGGCAGGAATGGCTTGCAGCAGGCGATCTGGAGTGTTCGAACGTTGTTGATGAGGCCTGGTTGCCATGGATTGGGTTCCTCCTGCGACAATATTCAGTTTTCTGAACACGTTTGATTTCTGAAGGGTTTGTCCGATTGTGGGCAGGTTGATGTCCTGTCATGAGAGGCACGTCGTCGGTGAGTCGAGGAAAGATTGACCTCAAGCCGGCGAACCAGATGGATCCGCATGCATTTCATGCAGGCATCTGGAGAGGATGACTCCCATCGCCCGCCGGACTTGCAAGGATTGCGCCTGGGACCCGACTGTTTCCCCACATGGTACATCTTCAAGGATGCAAACGAAATGGACGCTTTTCCAGCCAGGGGTGTCTTGGTATGCATATTTTTGACGCAAGTCAAAAATCAGACAGTTTTATAGGCATGTTTTGAACTGGAATTGTGATCATGCCGATTCGGGGTGGCACGGATGCGTGGGGATCAAGAGTTTGGCATTTAACTTGCAACAATATTGCAAAATTTTGACGGCAGCAACAAGCACACGGCAGTTACCGCCAGGGATGCCAAGCTTGACCAAGCCAGTCGCCTTTTTGTACCCATGCCCGGATTCAGGAGTTGAAAAAATGGCCACAATTTTGACACACAGCAGCGATAAACACCAACATCACCATGACCATCTGGTCGATTTCCTGGAGGTGGCTTTTGCCTTTCTCCTGGCTGTTGCCATGGCTGTCGCCATTGTGCCGCTCCTGTTCATGAATCGTTCCAGTGTCGATAAACAGGCCGACCTCAATACCCATCTGTTGCCGGCAGCGGTCATGGAAGGGGATGTGGGCAGGGTCAATCATTTGTTGGCCAAGGGCAAAGGATTCAATGATCTCGGGTTTGGCAACATGTCCGCCCTGATGTGGGCCGCCACCGAAGGCAATCTGGAAATTCTCGACAAATTGCTGGCGTCGGGCGTTGATGTCAATGTTGCCAACTCCTGGGGACAAACCGCTATTTCTCTCGCCTCCCAGTGGGAAAATCCGACGGTCGTCAGGCAACTGCTCGTCAACAAGGCAGACCCGGATAATGCCTCGCGCCATGGTCAGACGCCCCTCATGGGAGCTGCACGATATGGTCAGGTGGCCGCCATTCAGACCCTGCTTGGTGCTGGTGCCCGGGTCAATCTCCAGGATCAGCAAGGCAACTCGGCACTCATGTATGCCGTCCAAAGGGGTTCACTCGCTTCCATCACCATGTTGCTGAAGCATGGTGCGGATGCCAACCTGCAAAACAAGGCCGGTTATTCCCCCCTCATGTGGGCAGCGGAACGGGGCAATGTGTCGGTGGTGCAACTGCTTCTGGCATCAGGTGCCGATCCAACCTTGAAACACAAAGATGAATCCACGGCCCGCATCATGGCCCAGGAAAAAGGTCACAGAGGTGTTGTCCAACTTCTCTTGCAGGCCGAACTGGCCCACTGAAACCTGCCTGAACATCTGTCCCGAAATAAACAGCTTCTGCGTGTGGTAGCTCCTCCTGAACCCAACTCGACCGTCAGATTGATATCTGACGGTTTTTTTTTGACACCGCCGTCAACGCATGATGCAGAGATTCGCTCGATGAAATTCCGTGTTCTGCTTGTCGTGCTGTATTTCTCCAGGCCCCGGACGAGGTGGTATTGCGTTGGATAACAGAAAACCATGCCGGATATCACGACCCCGCCACGGGAAGTGGCATTCAGAAAATTCCTTGGCAATGAACGGGTCGATCTTCTGGCCCAGGGTGCCCGACAGGCTGCCGAAGGAAGTCATGTTTCCACGGCCATGCTTTCCATTGTGGACCTGGCAACCTTGCGCAACTACACCGGTCTTACCCAGGTCGAAGGGGGCGAGCGGAACCATCAACTCATGAACGCCGCGTTGCGGATTGGCGACCGTGAAGAGTTGAAGCGTTTGGCCCCCATGATCACGACCCTTGAAGCGGCTTTGGCCAAACTGCCCAATTATGAAGGGGATGTGGTGCGGGCTACGGACTTGCCGGAAGACG encodes the following:
- a CDS encoding ankyrin repeat domain-containing protein → MATILTHSSDKHQHHHDHLVDFLEVAFAFLLAVAMAVAIVPLLFMNRSSVDKQADLNTHLLPAAVMEGDVGRVNHLLAKGKGFNDLGFGNMSALMWAATEGNLEILDKLLASGVDVNVANSWGQTAISLASQWENPTVVRQLLVNKADPDNASRHGQTPLMGAARYGQVAAIQTLLGAGARVNLQDQQGNSALMYAVQRGSLASITMLLKHGADANLQNKAGYSPLMWAAERGNVSVVQLLLASGADPTLKHKDESTARIMAQEKGHRGVVQLLLQAELAH